A part of Gramella sp. MAR_2010_147 genomic DNA contains:
- a CDS encoding heavy metal translocating P-type ATPase — protein MKHTYKITGMTCNGCRTHVEKTLSEVKDVLDVTVNLEKEEAEISMRKHIKLKRFEEALQEDGGNYHIMKPGEKLERSKMAKQESKGSGTGTWYCPMHCEGDKTYDKPGDCPVCGMDLVEEVSAAPQSTQYTCPMHPEIVKEEPGDCPVCGMDLVPMEPEASAEEKSYKKLLRKFWIAVGFTLPIFIIAMSEMIPNNPLYEVADMKIWNWVQLMLSLPVVFYATWMFFERAYRSIKTWNLNMFTLIGIGAGVAWIFSVFGLLFPDFFPSQFKTEMGTVHVYFEAATVILTLVLMGQVLEARAHSKTNSAIKELLKLTPNTAIKVVDGKEETISVDKIQQGDILRVKPGGKIPVDGIIEKGQSSIDEAMITGEPIPVDKKEGDKVSSGTINGNQSFTMTAEKVGNETLLSQIIKMVNEASRSQAPIQKLADKISGYFVPIVVAISVITFIIWAMYGPEPSYVYALVNAIAVLIIACPCALGLATPMSVMVGVGKGAKNGVLIKNARALEEMNEIDTLIIDKTGTITEGKPSVEKVVSVAEEYRENEILRLIASVNAQSEHPLATATVKHANAENVDYGEASDFNSVTGKGVTAKFEEKRLALGNDKLMQAENAEISEEISKKVTAEQEQGKTVSYLAVDGKIVGFITISDKIKKTSREALNELQKHGVKVIMLTGDNEKTAAAVAKELDLADFKAGMIPENKMEEVKKLQAEGKKVAMAGDGINDAPALAKADIGIAMGTGTDVAIESAEVTLVKGDLKGVLKAIRLSEKVMRNIKENLFFALVYNSIGVPIAAGVLYPFFGLLLSPMIAALAMSFSSVSVIGNALRLKGAKLA, from the coding sequence ATGAAACATACCTATAAAATAACCGGGATGACCTGTAATGGTTGTCGTACTCACGTTGAAAAGACTTTGAGTGAAGTGAAGGATGTATTAGATGTTACGGTCAACCTTGAAAAGGAGGAAGCCGAAATTAGTATGCGAAAGCATATTAAATTAAAAAGATTTGAAGAAGCTTTACAAGAGGACGGTGGAAATTACCATATTATGAAGCCTGGTGAAAAGCTGGAACGATCAAAAATGGCAAAGCAGGAATCCAAAGGCAGTGGTACGGGAACCTGGTATTGTCCCATGCATTGCGAAGGCGATAAAACTTATGATAAACCCGGCGATTGTCCTGTATGTGGAATGGATCTGGTAGAAGAAGTAAGTGCTGCTCCACAATCTACTCAGTATACCTGCCCGATGCATCCAGAAATTGTGAAAGAAGAACCGGGCGATTGTCCTGTTTGCGGGATGGACCTGGTGCCTATGGAGCCGGAGGCTTCAGCAGAAGAAAAGAGTTATAAAAAATTACTTCGGAAATTCTGGATCGCTGTAGGTTTTACACTTCCTATTTTCATAATCGCCATGTCTGAAATGATCCCGAATAATCCCTTATATGAGGTAGCCGACATGAAAATTTGGAACTGGGTTCAATTGATGCTCTCCCTTCCCGTGGTTTTTTACGCCACCTGGATGTTCTTTGAGCGCGCCTACAGGTCTATAAAAACCTGGAATCTTAATATGTTTACCCTTATTGGAATTGGCGCAGGGGTGGCCTGGATTTTTAGTGTTTTCGGATTGTTGTTTCCAGATTTTTTTCCATCTCAGTTCAAGACCGAAATGGGAACGGTGCATGTCTATTTTGAAGCGGCCACGGTAATTCTTACTCTGGTTTTGATGGGACAGGTGTTGGAGGCAAGAGCCCACAGTAAAACGAATTCAGCCATCAAGGAATTATTAAAGCTTACGCCAAATACCGCCATCAAGGTGGTCGATGGAAAAGAAGAAACAATTTCAGTAGATAAAATTCAGCAGGGCGATATTTTAAGGGTAAAACCGGGAGGTAAAATTCCCGTTGATGGGATCATTGAAAAAGGACAATCCAGTATTGATGAGGCCATGATCACCGGCGAGCCTATTCCGGTAGATAAAAAAGAAGGAGATAAGGTAAGTTCAGGAACCATCAATGGGAATCAGAGTTTTACCATGACTGCTGAAAAAGTTGGCAATGAAACTCTTTTGTCACAGATCATAAAAATGGTGAATGAAGCCAGTCGTTCCCAGGCACCCATTCAAAAATTAGCAGATAAGATCTCGGGTTATTTTGTGCCGATAGTCGTCGCTATTTCAGTGATTACCTTTATTATCTGGGCGATGTATGGTCCTGAACCTTCTTATGTATATGCACTCGTGAATGCCATTGCGGTCTTAATTATCGCATGTCCATGCGCTTTGGGGCTTGCTACACCCATGTCTGTCATGGTTGGTGTGGGAAAAGGGGCGAAAAATGGAGTTTTGATCAAGAATGCCCGTGCACTGGAAGAGATGAATGAGATAGACACGTTGATCATTGATAAAACCGGTACGATCACTGAGGGAAAACCTTCCGTAGAAAAAGTTGTTTCTGTTGCTGAAGAATATAGAGAAAATGAAATTTTGCGGTTGATCGCCTCTGTAAATGCTCAAAGTGAGCATCCCCTGGCAACGGCAACCGTGAAACATGCTAATGCTGAAAATGTGGACTATGGAGAAGCTTCAGATTTTAATTCGGTTACAGGAAAAGGGGTGACCGCGAAATTTGAAGAAAAGCGGCTGGCTCTTGGAAATGATAAATTAATGCAGGCTGAAAATGCTGAAATTTCTGAAGAAATAAGTAAGAAGGTAACTGCCGAACAGGAACAGGGAAAAACAGTTTCATATCTGGCAGTGGATGGTAAAATTGTAGGTTTTATAACCATTTCAGATAAGATTAAAAAAACCAGCAGGGAAGCCTTGAATGAACTTCAGAAGCATGGAGTAAAGGTAATCATGCTTACCGGGGATAATGAAAAAACTGCCGCTGCAGTGGCGAAAGAACTGGATCTCGCCGATTTTAAAGCAGGAATGATCCCCGAAAATAAGATGGAAGAAGTTAAAAAACTGCAGGCTGAAGGGAAAAAAGTAGCTATGGCCGGAGATGGAATCAATGATGCGCCCGCACTGGCTAAGGCTGATATTGGGATCGCCATGGGAACCGGAACCGATGTGGCTATTGAGAGTGCTGAGGTTACTCTGGTAAAAGGCGATCTAAAAGGGGTTTTAAAAGCGATCAGGCTGAGTGAAAAAGTAATGAGAAATATTAAAGAGAACCTGTTTTTTGCCTTGGTTTATAATAGTATTGGGGTGCCTATTGCGGCCGGAGTTTTGTATCCGTTTTTTGGATTGCTGCTTTCACCAATGATTGCTGCTCTGGCCATGAGTTTTAGTTCGGTTTCGGTAATTGGGAATGCGCTTCGGCTGAAAGGCGCAAAGCTGGCTTAA
- a CDS encoding zinc-dependent metalloprotease, producing MIKKQGLRLVLVALSLSVSGCAVFQPNSKASDSAKKEENGEKKDGDLKPYAKVITKDARSDEGLFTVHKVDENYFYEIPDSLFNREMLTVTRIAKTASGIGFGGGKQNTQVHRWQRKGNKVLLRVVSYDIYANDSLPVHEAVVNSNFEPIIQSFDIKAIGKDSISKSTVIDVTDLYTKDVQALGLQDRPRKEYKVSRLDESRSYIDTIRSYPENIEIRHVKTYNAGEPPSNESTGSISMEFSNSMILLPEVPMERRYFDERVGWFTTEQTDYGLEAQKSKTIKYLDRWRLEVKEEDMEKFKNGELVEPKEQIVYYIDRATPDKWVPFIKQGIEDWQVAFEAAGFKNAIIAKDAPTVEEDPDWSPEDVRYSVVRYLASPIPNANGPHVSDPRSGEILESDINWYHNVMTLLRNWFFVQTASINEDAQGVAFKDEVMGRLIRFVSSHEVGHTLGLPHNMGSSVAYPVEKLRDPEFTKEFGTAPSIMDYARFNYIAQPEDGDVALMPEIGPYDKYAIEWGYRPIPEKDGKQEKEILDDWILAHAGDPIYRFGKQQGGGVIDPSSQTEDLGDDAMLASEYGIKNLKRIVPKLIEWTAEDGKDYEDLDDLYNQVLSQYNRYMGHVAANIGGVYEYSKTYDQEGAVYTHVDKETQERAMDFLQKQLFETPEWMINQEIFNKIEFDGNIERIRNMQQRSLNNILDFGRMARLMENEEINGNEAYSLLDMMTGLRKGIWSEVYSAKNIDRYRRNLQRAYVERMEYLMNEEQDEIPARWRSWVTRSNVNVSQSDIRPVVRGELNSLQRQLRNSANSGNTLTRYHKQDILKRIDLILNPIN from the coding sequence ATGATTAAAAAACAAGGTCTCAGGCTAGTGCTGGTAGCACTTTCCCTGTCCGTTTCTGGTTGTGCGGTATTCCAGCCAAACAGCAAAGCTTCAGATTCTGCCAAGAAAGAAGAGAACGGAGAAAAAAAAGATGGAGATTTAAAACCTTATGCAAAAGTCATCACGAAAGATGCAAGATCAGATGAAGGTCTATTTACCGTTCACAAAGTAGATGAAAATTATTTCTACGAAATTCCAGATAGTTTATTCAACCGTGAAATGCTTACCGTAACCCGTATTGCAAAAACTGCAAGTGGTATTGGTTTTGGTGGTGGAAAACAAAACACCCAGGTTCACCGCTGGCAAAGAAAGGGAAACAAAGTACTCTTAAGAGTAGTTTCATATGATATCTATGCAAATGATTCCCTACCTGTACATGAAGCGGTGGTCAATTCTAATTTTGAACCAATTATTCAATCATTTGATATAAAAGCAATTGGAAAGGATTCGATTAGTAAATCAACCGTTATCGATGTAACAGACCTTTACACAAAAGATGTTCAGGCACTTGGTTTACAGGATAGACCAAGAAAAGAATATAAAGTATCCCGACTGGATGAGAGTCGTTCTTATATAGATACGATTAGAAGTTATCCAGAAAATATAGAAATAAGACATGTGAAAACTTACAACGCCGGGGAACCGCCATCTAATGAAAGTACGGGTTCTATCTCTATGGAATTTAGTAATTCAATGATCCTTCTTCCGGAAGTGCCAATGGAAAGAAGATATTTTGATGAGCGCGTAGGCTGGTTCACTACAGAGCAAACCGACTATGGCCTGGAGGCTCAAAAAAGTAAAACTATCAAGTATCTGGATAGATGGAGACTGGAAGTGAAAGAGGAAGACATGGAGAAGTTTAAAAATGGTGAGCTTGTAGAACCAAAAGAGCAAATCGTTTATTACATAGACCGTGCAACTCCAGATAAGTGGGTACCATTCATCAAGCAGGGAATTGAAGACTGGCAGGTGGCTTTTGAAGCAGCAGGTTTCAAAAACGCCATTATTGCCAAAGACGCTCCTACTGTAGAAGAGGATCCAGACTGGAGTCCTGAAGATGTACGATATTCTGTGGTAAGATACCTTGCTTCCCCAATTCCAAATGCAAACGGACCCCATGTAAGTGATCCACGTTCAGGAGAGATCCTGGAATCTGACATTAACTGGTATCACAACGTGATGACACTACTTAGAAACTGGTTCTTTGTACAAACTGCTTCTATCAACGAAGATGCTCAGGGCGTTGCTTTTAAAGATGAAGTAATGGGAAGATTAATTCGTTTTGTATCTTCTCATGAAGTAGGACATACATTGGGACTACCTCATAATATGGGAAGTAGTGTTGCTTACCCTGTAGAAAAACTAAGAGATCCTGAATTCACCAAAGAATTTGGTACTGCTCCCTCTATCATGGATTATGCTCGTTTCAATTATATTGCACAGCCAGAAGATGGCGATGTGGCATTAATGCCTGAAATTGGACCTTATGATAAATATGCTATTGAGTGGGGTTATCGCCCAATTCCGGAGAAAGATGGAAAACAGGAAAAGGAAATCCTTGATGACTGGATCCTGGCCCATGCCGGTGACCCGATTTACAGATTTGGAAAGCAACAGGGAGGTGGAGTTATAGATCCAAGTTCACAAACCGAAGATCTTGGAGACGATGCCATGCTTGCCAGTGAATACGGTATTAAAAATCTTAAACGTATTGTTCCAAAACTAATAGAATGGACTGCTGAAGATGGTAAAGATTATGAAGACCTGGATGATCTTTATAATCAGGTGCTTTCACAGTACAATAGATATATGGGGCATGTCGCTGCCAACATTGGAGGTGTTTACGAATATTCTAAAACTTACGACCAGGAAGGTGCTGTTTACACCCATGTAGATAAGGAAACACAGGAAAGAGCGATGGATTTCTTACAGAAACAATTATTTGAAACTCCAGAATGGATGATCAATCAGGAGATTTTCAATAAAATTGAATTTGATGGAAATATTGAGCGTATTAGAAATATGCAGCAAAGATCCCTTAACAATATCCTTGACTTCGGAAGAATGGCCAGGTTGATGGAAAATGAAGAGATCAATGGAAATGAAGCATACTCTCTTTTAGATATGATGACCGGGTTGAGAAAAGGAATCTGGAGTGAAGTTTATTCCGCTAAGAATATAGACCGATACCGCAGAAACCTTCAGCGTGCATATGTTGAAAGAATGGAATACCTAATGAATGAAGAGCAGGATGAGATCCCTGCAAGATGGAGAAGCTGGGTAACCAGAAGTAATGTAAATGTTTCTCAAAGTGATATTCGTCCGGTTGTTCGTGGAGAATTGAACAGCCTGCAAAGACAGTTGCGAAATAGTGCAAATTCTGGTAACACATTAACAAGATACCATAAGCAGGATATCCTTAAAAGAATAGATCTTATCCTGAATCCTATTAATTAG
- the lysS gene encoding lysine--tRNA ligase, translating into MQQLSEQEQIRREKLTAIRKAGINPYPADLYPVDNTTAGIKANFEEGKKVVIAGRLMSRRIQGKASFAELQDSKGKIQVYFNRDEICTGEDKSKYNDLYKKLLDIGDFIGIEGELFKTQVGEMTVMVKDFHLLSKSLRPLPLPKTDKEGNTHDGFNDPEQRYRQRYADLAVNPKVKEIFVKRTKLFNAMRNFFNEREYFEVETPILQSIPGGAAARPFVTHHNALDIPLYLRIANELYLKRLIVGGFDGVYEFSKNFRNEGMDRTHNPEFTAMEIYVAYKDYNWMMEFTEQLLEHCAVAVNGTTDATFGEHKINFKAPYKRLSMTDAIIEFTGFDITGKSEKELYEAAKAMDIEVDETMGKGKLIDEIFGEKCEGNFIQPTFITDYPKEMSPLCKEHRDNPELTERFELMVCGKEIANAYSELNDPLDQRERFEEQLKLSEKGDDEAMFIDNDFLRSLEYGMPPTSGLGIGMDRLIMFLTNKQSIQEVLFFPQMKPEKKAVELSEEEKAVFKLLKGDDVHELDTIKEQSGLSNKKWDKAVKGLRKHKMIDVFKEGETLNMKIS; encoded by the coding sequence ATGCAGCAGTTATCAGAACAGGAACAGATTAGAAGAGAAAAATTGACGGCTATTAGAAAAGCCGGGATTAATCCATATCCTGCCGATCTATACCCGGTAGATAATACTACCGCGGGGATCAAAGCGAATTTTGAAGAGGGTAAAAAAGTAGTGATCGCTGGCCGGCTTATGTCCAGAAGGATTCAGGGGAAAGCTTCTTTTGCAGAACTTCAGGACTCTAAAGGTAAGATCCAGGTCTATTTCAACAGAGATGAGATCTGTACCGGCGAGGATAAATCTAAGTACAATGATCTTTATAAAAAATTGCTGGATATAGGTGATTTTATTGGAATTGAAGGTGAACTTTTTAAAACTCAGGTAGGAGAAATGACCGTAATGGTAAAAGATTTTCACCTTTTGAGTAAATCTTTGAGACCCCTACCACTGCCAAAAACGGATAAGGAGGGAAATACCCATGACGGTTTTAATGACCCTGAGCAAAGATATCGTCAGCGTTACGCCGATCTTGCCGTAAACCCTAAAGTGAAAGAGATTTTTGTTAAGCGTACCAAGCTTTTCAATGCCATGAGAAATTTCTTTAATGAAAGAGAATATTTTGAGGTGGAGACTCCAATTCTACAGTCTATTCCAGGTGGAGCAGCTGCACGACCTTTTGTAACCCATCACAATGCCTTAGACATCCCTTTATATCTAAGGATTGCCAATGAACTTTACCTGAAAAGACTGATCGTTGGTGGTTTTGATGGAGTTTATGAATTCTCTAAAAACTTCAGAAATGAAGGAATGGACAGAACTCACAATCCGGAATTTACGGCCATGGAGATCTATGTGGCCTATAAAGATTACAACTGGATGATGGAATTCACTGAGCAGTTACTCGAACATTGTGCGGTAGCTGTAAACGGAACTACCGATGCAACCTTTGGTGAGCACAAAATCAATTTTAAAGCGCCATACAAGCGTCTTAGCATGACAGATGCCATTATTGAGTTTACTGGTTTTGACATTACCGGAAAATCTGAAAAGGAACTCTATGAAGCTGCTAAAGCCATGGATATAGAGGTTGATGAAACTATGGGGAAAGGAAAACTCATTGATGAGATCTTTGGTGAAAAATGTGAAGGCAATTTTATACAGCCAACTTTTATTACAGATTACCCAAAAGAAATGAGCCCTCTTTGTAAAGAACACCGCGATAACCCTGAACTTACAGAACGTTTTGAACTGATGGTCTGTGGGAAAGAGATCGCTAATGCATACTCTGAGCTTAATGATCCGTTAGATCAAAGAGAACGTTTTGAAGAACAATTAAAACTTTCAGAAAAAGGAGATGATGAGGCAATGTTCATTGATAATGATTTTCTACGCTCTCTTGAATACGGGATGCCTCCAACTTCTGGTTTAGGAATAGGAATGGACAGACTCATCATGTTCTTAACCAATAAACAGTCTATCCAGGAGGTATTGTTCTTCCCACAGATGAAACCGGAGAAAAAAGCGGTGGAATTAAGTGAGGAAGAAAAAGCGGTCTTCAAATTACTTAAAGGAGATGATGTTCACGAGTTGGATACAATTAAAGAGCAATCTGGTTTAAGCAATAAAAAATGGGATAAGGCGGTAAAAGGTCTTAGAAAACATAAAATGATAGATGTTTTTAAAGAGGGAGAGACTTTAAATATGAAAATATCTTAA
- a CDS encoding YqaE/Pmp3 family membrane protein has product MSVWRVILSVLFPPLAVYDKGCGSILIVLILTILGWIPGVIAALIILNNPKS; this is encoded by the coding sequence ATGAGTGTTTGGAGAGTTATTCTATCAGTACTTTTTCCGCCACTGGCCGTATATGATAAAGGTTGTGGTTCTATTTTAATCGTTTTGATTCTAACTATTCTTGGCTGGATCCCTGGAGTTATTGCAGCTTTGATCATTCTTAATAACCCAAAATCCTAA
- the lipB gene encoding lipoyl(octanoyl) transferase LipB, which produces MNKKVEVYNLGVKDYKETWDYQEELFKKTLDLKIKNRREETEIPTKNYLLFVEHPHVYTLGKSGDAENLLISKEQLKARNATFYKINRGGDITYHGPGQLVGYPILDLDNFFTDIHKYLRLLEETVILTLAEYGLKAERSPGETGVWLDVGTPFARKICAMGVRASRWVTMHGFALNVNSDLGYFDHIIPCGIKGKAVTSLNVELGKKEIDLHEVQTKLLQHFKVLFEAELI; this is translated from the coding sequence ATGAATAAGAAGGTAGAAGTATATAATTTGGGAGTAAAGGATTATAAGGAAACATGGGATTATCAGGAAGAGCTATTTAAAAAGACCCTGGATCTTAAGATAAAAAACCGGAGGGAAGAAACTGAAATTCCAACAAAAAATTATTTACTTTTTGTGGAGCATCCTCATGTGTATACTCTTGGGAAAAGTGGGGATGCTGAAAATCTACTAATTTCAAAAGAGCAACTAAAAGCCAGGAATGCAACTTTCTATAAAATTAACAGGGGAGGGGATATTACCTATCACGGCCCTGGGCAGCTTGTTGGATACCCTATTTTAGACCTTGATAATTTCTTTACCGATATTCATAAATATTTACGCTTGTTAGAAGAAACTGTCATTTTAACTTTAGCTGAATACGGTCTGAAGGCGGAACGTAGTCCAGGAGAAACCGGCGTATGGCTGGATGTGGGAACACCTTTTGCCCGTAAAATCTGTGCGATGGGAGTAAGAGCAAGCAGATGGGTCACTATGCACGGCTTTGCTTTAAATGTAAATTCAGATCTAGGGTATTTTGATCATATAATACCCTGCGGAATAAAAGGAAAAGCAGTGACCTCTTTGAATGTGGAACTCGGCAAAAAGGAGATAGATCTTCATGAGGTTCAGACAAAATTACTCCAGCATTTTAAAGTTCTTTTTGAGGCAGAACTGATATGA
- a CDS encoding DUF3352 domain-containing protein translates to MKRFIVFITILFVFACSENQEPEFNSITFIPEDAEAIAHTADLKQFIRDLSNNEFYKESDFGFKQKLSSELKFTKYLNFRHETGINISNIASEKLIYTITTKIDSAFIPLDSIKNKSVETLSQDGVDFQRIILEENSFYFYETGNSSILSNSKNKILDIANGRNLLKSASLKNAFNASDPNKTSIFLKNSAINKLSGFFENFNFPGFKNFSDWIVLDLDIEESEIKVNGIGVFNKSDHFLNIFSDTNPKEIEIGKVCPQDFLSFYSFSFSSFEKLENNLNKITKDSVNREFPSILNHVREIGSIQLKEGDLFVLNAVEIESVKTSLAGMGEETETYRDIPIYQLENSGIFKKVLPELMLLNENRFYTIIDHFIVFADKPDLIKKAITDFQNSNTIAGKSYYSEMLSSLSSESSILIAGRLPEFSKSIKSSDSEKLNFRKNSLAAFQIIGEDNFAHLHGIFSDSKDQNPNGNSAAQIASFKLDAPMTRTPYFFKNHETDQMDIAVQDENNMLYLISNKGNVFWKKKLDSQITSDIYEVDLFKNGNKQLAFSTGYHLEILDRNGNSVKPFPIKFNQALTQPLSVFDYDNNRTYRFVLTQGKRVYMLGPKGKSIKGFDFENAKTEIVKQPKHIRLGTKDYILVSEESGRLNILSRQGSIRVPVNENFNYSENEWYGNEGNFISSGVDSNLISVTQSGTVSRKNLEFADNHRLVANDDFLVYLNENELTINETRVTLDFGLYTDPQLFEIGKRSLIAITDLQAQKVFVFDQNAELLPGFPVYGTSEVDISNADIDSRLELLVKGDENEILLYKL, encoded by the coding sequence ATGAAAAGATTCATCGTATTTATTACAATACTTTTTGTCTTCGCCTGTTCAGAAAATCAAGAACCTGAATTTAACTCAATTACCTTTATCCCTGAGGATGCCGAAGCTATAGCCCATACCGCCGATCTAAAACAATTTATTAGAGACCTGAGTAATAACGAATTCTATAAAGAGAGTGATTTTGGTTTTAAACAAAAACTCTCTAGTGAGTTAAAATTTACGAAGTATCTTAATTTTAGACATGAAACCGGAATAAACATTTCAAATATAGCTTCAGAAAAGCTGATCTATACTATAACGACAAAGATAGATTCCGCCTTCATACCTTTAGATTCTATTAAGAATAAAAGTGTGGAAACTCTAAGCCAGGATGGAGTCGATTTTCAAAGAATCATTCTCGAAGAGAACAGCTTCTATTTTTATGAGACCGGTAATTCAAGTATTCTAAGCAATTCTAAAAATAAAATCCTTGATATCGCAAATGGACGAAATCTATTAAAATCTGCTTCCTTAAAAAATGCATTTAATGCTTCTGATCCTAATAAGACATCTATCTTTTTAAAAAATTCCGCAATAAATAAATTGTCAGGATTTTTCGAGAATTTCAACTTTCCCGGATTCAAAAATTTCTCTGATTGGATCGTGTTAGACCTCGATATTGAAGAATCAGAAATCAAAGTAAATGGGATCGGTGTCTTCAATAAAAGTGATCACTTTTTGAATATTTTTTCAGATACAAACCCAAAAGAGATTGAGATAGGCAAGGTATGCCCTCAGGATTTTTTAAGCTTCTACTCTTTTAGTTTTTCCTCGTTTGAGAAGCTTGAGAATAATCTAAATAAAATCACTAAAGATAGTGTGAACAGAGAATTCCCAAGCATTTTAAATCATGTTCGTGAGATCGGCTCTATACAATTGAAAGAAGGAGATCTTTTTGTCCTGAATGCTGTTGAAATTGAAAGTGTTAAAACCAGTCTGGCCGGAATGGGTGAAGAAACCGAGACCTACAGGGATATTCCAATATATCAATTAGAAAATTCGGGGATATTTAAAAAAGTCTTACCTGAGCTTATGCTACTTAACGAAAATAGATTCTATACAATCATAGACCACTTTATCGTCTTTGCAGATAAACCTGATCTAATTAAAAAAGCGATCACCGATTTTCAAAATTCAAATACCATCGCTGGCAAAAGCTATTATTCTGAAATGCTTTCTTCTCTATCATCAGAATCGTCTATTTTAATTGCTGGCAGGTTACCAGAATTCTCTAAAAGTATCAAATCTTCGGATTCAGAAAAATTGAATTTCAGAAAGAACAGCCTTGCCGCGTTCCAGATTATTGGTGAAGATAATTTTGCTCATCTGCATGGAATATTTTCAGATTCTAAGGATCAAAATCCCAACGGAAATAGCGCTGCACAAATAGCATCCTTTAAACTCGATGCTCCTATGACGAGGACTCCCTATTTCTTTAAGAATCATGAAACAGATCAAATGGATATCGCCGTTCAGGATGAGAACAATATGCTATATCTTATTTCTAACAAGGGCAACGTATTCTGGAAGAAAAAACTGGATAGCCAGATTACCAGTGATATATATGAAGTAGATCTTTTTAAAAACGGGAACAAACAACTTGCCTTTTCTACAGGATATCACCTGGAAATTTTAGACAGAAATGGAAATAGTGTAAAACCATTTCCTATTAAATTTAATCAGGCCCTTACACAACCTTTATCAGTTTTTGATTATGACAATAACAGGACCTATCGCTTTGTTTTAACACAGGGCAAAAGAGTTTATATGCTTGGACCCAAAGGAAAGTCTATAAAAGGCTTTGATTTTGAAAATGCTAAAACTGAAATTGTAAAACAGCCTAAACATATAAGGCTTGGAACGAAGGATTATATTCTTGTTTCAGAAGAATCTGGTAGATTAAATATTCTTAGTAGACAAGGCAGCATTCGTGTACCGGTAAATGAAAATTTCAACTATTCTGAAAATGAATGGTATGGAAATGAAGGGAATTTTATTTCTTCAGGGGTAGACTCTAACCTGATTTCGGTAACACAAAGTGGAACCGTTTCAAGAAAAAACCTGGAATTCGCAGACAACCACAGATTAGTAGCAAATGACGATTTTCTGGTTTATTTAAATGAAAATGAATTAACTATTAATGAGACAAGGGTCACTTTAGATTTCGGGCTCTATACAGATCCTCAATTATTTGAGATTGGAAAGAGATCATTGATAGCTATCACAGATCTGCAGGCTCAAAAGGTGTTTGTTTTTGATCAAAATGCCGAATTACTCCCTGGTTTTCCTGTATACGGAACTTCAGAAGTCGATATTTCAAATGCTGATATTGACTCGAGACTAGAACTACTCGTAAAAGGGGATGAAAATGAAATTCTACTTTATAAACTTTAG
- a CDS encoding ribonuclease HII, producing the protein MLNYYNLELTVAGTDEAGRGCLAGPVTAAAVILPDHFKNDILNDSKILSLKNRKLLKSQIEQESLAFATAHVFMEEIDEINILNASIRAMHRALEKLKLDPEHIIVDGNRFKTFKKTPHECIIKGDGKYMSIAAASILAKTYRDEYMEKIHEEFPMYNWNKNKGYPTKEHRAAIQKYGITKYHRKTFKLLPDQLKIEF; encoded by the coding sequence ATGCTTAATTACTACAATCTCGAATTAACGGTTGCAGGTACAGATGAAGCCGGAAGGGGATGCCTCGCCGGACCCGTTACTGCTGCTGCAGTTATACTCCCAGATCACTTTAAAAACGACATTCTAAATGACTCGAAAATTTTGAGTTTAAAAAACAGAAAATTATTAAAATCACAAATTGAACAGGAATCCCTCGCCTTTGCAACCGCACATGTCTTCATGGAGGAAATTGATGAAATTAACATTCTTAACGCCTCTATACGGGCTATGCACAGAGCTCTGGAAAAGTTAAAATTGGATCCTGAGCATATTATTGTAGATGGAAATAGATTCAAAACCTTCAAAAAAACCCCTCATGAATGTATTATTAAAGGTGATGGAAAATATATGAGTATTGCTGCAGCTTCTATATTAGCTAAAACTTATCGCGATGAATACATGGAGAAAATTCATGAGGAGTTCCCAATGTATAACTGGAATAAGAATAAAGGCTACCCCACAAAAGAGCACCGGGCAGCGATCCAGAAGTACGGAATCACAAAATATCACAGAAAAACCTTCAAACTACTACCAGATCAATTGAAGATTGAATTCTAA